The DNA sequence CCGCGGGTGGCCATCACCCTCGACATGGTTTGCTCCGGTAGCCCCAGGCTCGAACTGCCCGCCTGGGTGGAGAAGTTGTTTCCGCCGAGGCTGTCGAGGACCACTGGCACCGTGACATTGGATTCGAGCATTCCGAATACGCTTGCTCGCGTCGTCGCGCCGATGGTGCCCACGCAGGCGACGAGCCCGACTCCTAGTGCCAGCGCCAGAGCTGAGGACGCGGAGCGTCGAGGATTGCGCACGGCATTGCGTCGCGCCAAGGTGCCGATGGCCCCCAAGGGCGCGGTCAACGCGCGTCCGAGAGTTTGGCCGGCGGCTACCACGAGGGTGGGGCCCATGAGCGCCAGGGCGAGGAACACCAAGACGATACCGATGCCGGTGAGGACCAGTCGTTGTTCCACCTCCGTGGCAACTCCGTTGATGGAATTGACCATGGCGGAGGCTGCCACCACCACGCAGCCGAGGGCCATGAGGACCCCGGCGAGGATGAGGCGAAGGCGCGGTGCTGGGGAACGGCGGGCGTCGGAAAGGTCGAAGGCCTGGACGGGAGGCAGCATCCCGGCCCGGCGTGCGGGGGCCAGCGCCGAGGCCATCGTGATGATGACGCCGAAGGCGAGGGGCAGCGCGATCGCCTCGTTCGTCCAAATGAAGTCAATCGAGGCGAGCTCCCCGCCGACATAATTGAAGGCGGCCAAGATGCCGGCAACGATGGCGAAGGCTGCCGCGATCCCCACCAATGATCCGATGAGCCCGACGAGGAAGGCCTCGGTGAGAACGGAGAAGGCCACTTGGGCGGTGGATACGCCGATGGAACGCAGGAGGGCGAACTCGCGCGTGCGCTGACCGACCACCATCGCGAAGGTGTTGGTGATGTTGAACGCTCCGACGAGCAGAGCCACGGCGCCGAAGATGACAAGTACGTAGCGGACGAACTCCATCTGCTGCAGGACGGGGCCGCTGATGTTTTCCACGATTTGTTCCGGCAGTAGGGGAGTGAGGTCTCGCCAGGTCAGCCCGATACGGTTGCGCACGACCATGGGATCAACGCCCGGCTGGGTCGCAATGACCATCTGTGATGCGTGATCGAATTCGGTGAACAGCTGCAGGTAGCGGTCAGCTTGGAACATGACGCTGATCCATCCGGCGGTGTCGCGGGAGGATTCGAACACCCCGGATACTCTGACGTGCAGGTGGTCGGTGGGAGTGATCACTTGGAGGCGATCTCCGACGCGGATGTGTGCGCGTTCGGCGGCGGAGGAATTGAGCAGGACCTCGTTGTCCGTGCGGGGTAGCTGACCGGCGATGAGTTGGGGGCTGGGGCCGACGACCTCTTCTGTGGGGTAGACGGCCGCGGGGTGGGCACCCGAGGAACCCGCCTGCAAGGGGGTGCCGTTGGGTGGAATGACGATGATTCCGGAATTGCCCGCGGCGCGGATGCCTCCGGGTGGGCCGGGCCCATCGCCCACGACGTTCACGGCTCGCACCTCGGGCCAGGACTCGATCTCAGAGATGACGTGGAAGGGCACGCCGTCCGGAGAGGTGGAACTGCCGACTAGTCCGATGTCCACCCCGTCGACACCGGCGTCGACAATCGCATCAAAGGAACGCTCCATAGCGTTGGTGAGCAGGAGTGATCCTGAGATGAAGGCCGTGCCCAGCACCACGGAGATGAAGGTCAGCACCATGCGCCCCCGGTAGGTGACAGCTGATCGCCACGAAACTTTCAGCATCGTGGCATGAGAGTGCCTCATCACGCCTCACTACTGGGATGAGGGGCGGAGGCGAACCCGGCATCGGCGCGGCGTTGGCAATGCTGTGCCAACAGGTCATAAGACGGTCGGCCCATGAGAGCCACCAACTCTTGCTCGTAGGACTGCCACATCGGCACCGGGCTGGTGTGGCATGAGGCGTCCTCGGTGCAGTACCAATCGAAGTCCTCGCCGCCGCTTCCCCACGTCCGACGGTGGTATTCACCGATGACGGTGCGCAACACCTCGACGCCGTCGGTGCGATCCTCGTAGGCTTCATCCCGGTGCAGGGGAACCTGCCAACAGACTTCTGGCTTTTCGACGGTCAGGTCACGCCCCTCCGCCATCGCCCACTGGTGGATGGCGCATCCAGCGCCAGTCGGCCACCCTTGACGGTTGGCAAACAAGCATGCCCCGTCTACCACCTTGGTTTTGAGGGCCGGTTCGGGCTCACCGTTGTCATCATCGAGCTCATCCCACACCAACCACGGCTCCAGCTGCACGGGGTCAGCCTCAGCGAGGAAGGTATCCACCCCGGCGGGACGATTCTGCCAATAGTGAGCCGGCATCTCCGCGACAGCGTTGTACAGCTGGTCCCGGTCCGTTTCATCGGCGAGGTAGGCGCCGTGGACGCAGCAGCCCACATCCGGTTGGGAGGCATCGATCCCGGGGCAGAGCTCGGTGCCGAACTGGCATGC is a window from the Corynebacterium testudinoris genome containing:
- a CDS encoding ABC transporter permease, translating into MLKVSWRSAVTYRGRMVLTFISVVLGTAFISGSLLLTNAMERSFDAIVDAGVDGVDIGLVGSSTSPDGVPFHVISEIESWPEVRAVNVVGDGPGPPGGIRAAGNSGIIVIPPNGTPLQAGSSGAHPAAVYPTEEVVGPSPQLIAGQLPRTDNEVLLNSSAAERAHIRVGDRLQVITPTDHLHVRVSGVFESSRDTAGWISVMFQADRYLQLFTEFDHASQMVIATQPGVDPMVVRNRIGLTWRDLTPLLPEQIVENISGPVLQQMEFVRYVLVIFGAVALLVGAFNITNTFAMVVGQRTREFALLRSIGVSTAQVAFSVLTEAFLVGLIGSLVGIAAAFAIVAGILAAFNYVGGELASIDFIWTNEAIALPLAFGVIITMASALAPARRAGMLPPVQAFDLSDARRSPAPRLRLILAGVLMALGCVVVAASAMVNSINGVATEVEQRLVLTGIGIVLVFLALALMGPTLVVAAGQTLGRALTAPLGAIGTLARRNAVRNPRRSASSALALALGVGLVACVGTIGATTRASVFGMLESNVTVPVVLDSLGGNNFSTQAGSSSLGLPEQTMSRVMATRGVAQAATLMSAPLRADTWDNLTTTIVDDDFSQYIQLGVVEGSMDPDLKGVAISAEYASQSKKGVGNYIKLNSYQGDTSTQIYVPITAVYTDYSTLGHIAVSLPAALRVMDNLPSVVHRQAIFVASDKSVSDSQLLNNLMASTSSLLVVQVKSKDEYGNTLGTQINQLLLIIYALLALAVVIATLGIINTLLLSVAERTRELGMLRAVGLQRHQLRQIIQIESLIISIHGAAVGIVLGTAAGWSAVRVLGTKGMANPEIPWVQIMIMVAASVMVGVIAALIPAIKASRTPPLEAIER